Part of the Aquimarina sp. MAR_2010_214 genome is shown below.
TTTCCAACTATTCGATGAAATACATGTAAAAAAACCATAGAAAAATAAACTTCTATGGTTTTTAAAGGGATTGTAAATTATCAATTTCTTATTAAAATTTCTTTGAAAAAAAAATAGTAGGTTAATTCTTACTTACCTAGTAAAAAGCAGTTCTCTGTATTTTGTTAACGGCCATAATTCATCATCTACAAGTAATTCTAATTTATCACAGCTATATCTGATTTCATCAAATAGAGGTTTTACTTTATCACAATAACTAGAAGCTTTTTTCTCTAAATCCTCAAGCTTATTTGCTTTTTTACGTGCCTCGGTCATTTCATTAACCTTGGTATTGATTTTTCCTATATGTCCCGAAATCTCTTCTATGATCTCCATTTGTTCCTTAGCATACTTTTTAAAATCTTTACCGTATAACTCTTTTAACCCAGATACATTATTGATTAACATATTTTGATATCGTATCGCAGTAGGAATTACATGGTTTCGAGCGATATCTCCAAGTACTCTACCTTCGATTTGAATTCTTAACACATATTCTTCAACCTCAATTTCGTAACGAGCCTCGGCTTCTACTTTATTCATTACACCCATTTCCTCAAAAAGCTCCAGGTTTTTCTTAGAGACCTTGGCTTTTAATGCTTCGGGAGTAGTTTTATTATTACTTAACCCTCTCTTCTTAGCTTCTTTTTCCCATTCCTGGCCATACCCATTTCCTTCAAAAAGGATATTTTTGGACTGTTTTATATACTCTCTCAAGACATTAAATATTGCTTCGTCTTTTTTGAGTTCTTTTTTATCAATCAATGCATCAACCTCTTTCTTAAAATCTACTAGTTGCTTTGCCACAATAGTATTAAGAATTGTCATTGGATTTGCACAATTTGCTTTGGACCCTACAGCTCTAAACTCAAATTTATTCCCTGTAAAGGCAAAAGGAGAGGTTCTATTTCGATCCGTATTGTCTAGCAAAATTTCTGGTATTTTCCCTACCACATTTAATTTAAGGTCTGTTTTTTCTTGTGGCGACAATTTCCCATTAGTAACTCCTTCTAATTCTTTAAGTACAGCGGTTAATTGTTCTCCTATAAATACAGACATAATAGCTGGTGGCGCTTCATTAGCACCAAGACGATGATCATTACTAGCAGAAGCAATACCTGCTCTCATCAATTCTTCATTTTCATTAATAGCTTTAATAGTATTGATAAAAAACGTTAAAAACTGAAGATTACTCATTGGTGTTTTTCCAGGGCCTAATAAATTTACGCCGGTATTTGTTGCCAAAGACCAATTATTATGCTTTCCAGAACCATTTACTCCTGCAAACGGTTTCTCATGCAATAATACTTTAAAGCTATGTCTTGCTGCCACTTTATCCATAACATCCATTAATAAAGAATTATGATCAACAGCTAGGTTTGTTTCTTCATATATTGGAGCTAACTCAAATTGATTAGGAGCTACCTCATTATGAC
Proteins encoded:
- a CDS encoding glutamine synthetase III; protein product: MSTLRFQALKETLHRKPVIVTETERRSVLFGSNVFNQATMLQYLTKDAYSSVTDAIDHGSKIDRKIADQISSAMKEWALSKGVTHYTHWFQPLTGATAEKHDAFFETIGNGQAIEKFGGGQLVQQEPDASSFPNGGIRNTFEARGYTAWDPTSPAFIYGTTLCIPTVFVAYTGEALDYKTPLLRALQAVDHAATGVAKYFDKNVKKVNASLGWEQEYFLIDSALAFSRPDIVMTGRTLLGHSSAKGQQLDDHYFGSIPTRALDYIRDLETECMLLGIPVKTRHNEVAPNQFELAPIYEETNLAVDHNSLLMDVMDKVAARHSFKVLLHEKPFAGVNGSGKHNNWSLATNTGVNLLGPGKTPMSNLQFLTFFINTIKAINENEELMRAGIASASNDHRLGANEAPPAIMSVFIGEQLTAVLKELEGVTNGKLSPQEKTDLKLNVVGKIPEILLDNTDRNRTSPFAFTGNKFEFRAVGSKANCANPMTILNTIVAKQLVDFKKEVDALIDKKELKKDEAIFNVLREYIKQSKNILFEGNGYGQEWEKEAKKRGLSNNKTTPEALKAKVSKKNLELFEEMGVMNKVEAEARYEIEVEEYVLRIQIEGRVLGDIARNHVIPTAIRYQNMLINNVSGLKELYGKDFKKYAKEQMEIIEEISGHIGKINTKVNEMTEARKKANKLEDLEKKASSYCDKVKPLFDEIRYSCDKLELLVDDELWPLTKYRELLFTR